Genomic segment of Hemiscyllium ocellatum isolate sHemOce1 chromosome 27 unlocalized genomic scaffold, sHemOce1.pat.X.cur. SUPER_27_unloc_3, whole genome shotgun sequence:
ccgactttggaaacagaaccagtctgattcaagattggaatactgacagactcaaatttcacacctttaatgcattgtctgagcggagattttttaaaaataaaaccttaagtcatctcaagaacattgttacatattaatgaaccaaagcccgcacccattctaagagatgaagactatctaagtttgttcaatatattctatcagttgcatgacactgatcttttgatataagttctgtgtcttatgatgctgttccatgaggcttatgtgttgatgaggcaagatggtacagatgaggcgatggagaattACTGATCAccgaggaaagatttaaagagagtgtggacttgttgggccgagtggcctgctcccactctgtggggattctctgaagcGAATGGATATTAACAATCGGTGCAGGACAACGCAGGCGCAGTGCGTGCGCCCGACCTGGCCACGCCCACCCGCTAATTCCGTGACGTCACAACGCGGAAGTGACACTGAATGAAAATTCCTCCGTCTGGGCAAACCCTGGGGCGGGAAAacctgttcacttgtagcaacgggagtgaatccagggagggagcagacccTGTCAACTCAGGTATGGGACTTAATTCCCAGGTGAGGAggacagagattgggaggaggagatatcttttctgttttccttttcacAATGCACCCGATTTCCACAAGTAAATGCAACAGCACATGCAGCTTCAAGCCGGCTGTGCATCCTGTGTTCTTCCTCTGCCTTGGCTCCAGCACTTTTGGCTTCCTTTCCCTTCTCCACTTCCTCCGGTGTTGATACCTCAATGTTTTCCCGGTTGTcttttgtgggttttgaaaactttcccaatcgtctgagtacaggatttgggagattACGTGgtagctgtccaggacattggttaggccacatttggaatattgtgtgcagtactggtctctctgctgtaggaaggatgtcatggatgttgtgaaacttgaaagggttcagaaaagattggcatggatgttgtcagggtttgagctgatcaggatggggctgttttcccttgagtaccaaaagctgaggggtgaccctacagatttctataaaatcatgagtggcatggataggataaatagacaaggcatttccctggaatgggggagtccagaagtagagggtaataggtttaggggtggggggagatttAAAAGGTCCCTtatattcagagggtggtgttaggtaaggaatgagctgccagaggaagtggtggaggttggtacaattacagcatttaaaaggcatcttgctgggtatatgaatagaaagggtttagagggatatgggccatgtgctgtcaagtgggactagattgatttaggatatctgatcagcatggatgagttggaccgaagggacgatttctgtgctgtacatctggtAGACAATCGTCCTCAAAATTCTGTTCCCATTAGCCTCTCCCTTAGCTCTATTGCACATGAttgccaacccaatttagtcccagctgccagcaccgggcccatataggggccaaatgatggcaaatgtgactagattaatttaggatatctggtcaactcaGACAGATTgagctaaagggtctgtttctgtgctgtgtgactctaattgtcttcagtgaaagcagaagtgtggttgtgaaggctggactttcagagcatgttttgccctgactggaagcagctgaaaatgtgttgctggaaaagcgcagcaggtcaggcagcatccaaggagcaggagaatcgacgttttgggcgtgagccctgcaatcctcactttctcctgactgggaagcagaagagtttgactgaagtgtgtaagagcagagtgagaacagaggggaagggagagtgggatggtgctttcaattttgtggaacagcaaaagaatattctgcagaaagtagaatttctaccctgcactgatagtgatgacttttgtaatctctttttgcagagtatttgaaaatctgaagactgaagtttcaaaatcaacagatgaagggcttatgcccgaaacattgactctcctgctcctcggacgctgcctgacctgctgtttttccagcgccacattttttgactgactctccagcgtctgcagtcctcactttgatgtcaatgtctgacagtcactcaatccatcgggaccacaacaatttttgactgtgatttctgtgagagggatcaacgctttttggttcctgtttgaagacattttcagcatcagtgggactggacaaGAGACCCCACTGTTGGAGCGCATTGTGTGTGGAGCCTCAAACAGCTATACAGCCTGGGAAGGggatttcacggcagggaggggctctacaagtgtttgtgtgcagctgaagctgtggCCATGGAGAAATCTGAGGAATCCCGCCCTATGGAAGatccgtggaagtgtggggactgtgggaaaggcttccgtgtcccatctgccctggagactcattggcgcagtcacactggggagaggccattcccctgcactgactgccttcagacattcctcccaCGTGCTGGCCCACCTGCGGGGCCACATGGGAGAAAACTCCATCAGCtgtcccgagtgcgggaaggccttcctGTTTTTCTCTGCCCTGTTGGCCCATCGGCGGatccacacaggagagaggccgttcagctgccctgagtgtgggaaggccttcaggtattcATTCAACTTGTGGACCCACCGGCgcgtccacacgggggagaggcccttcagctgccctgagtgtgggaaggcctttacccacgaCTCTGCCTTGTGGAGCCATCGGcatgtccacaccggggagaggcccttcagctgccccgaatgcgggaaggcctttacccacatctcctccctgatgaggcatcagcgggtccacacgggggagaggccctttacCTGCtctgtgtgggaaggccttcagcagttcctccaccctgctgacccaccagcggatccacaccggggagaggcccttcacctgccccgaatgtgggaagggcttcacccactcctcccacctgcagagccaccagcgagttcatgtgccatcgcagggggattgaaggagtgacggccgaATCCCATTATCgacaggggaggtgtggtgtgtgcactttgaccctgagctgttcaaaaagcaactactttttTTCTGCCTTTTTGCTGGGGTGATCTGAAGCTGCAACAAAGTTACCAagttgcaataaaggttacctgaacttaccaccaggctcagactctcattgaaagctttgagctccaagaggtttttgatttaaagctgctcatttctttcagcctcctgcactaagtttagaacatagaacaatccagcgcagaacaggcccttcagccctcaatgttgtgccgacctgtgaactagtcTCAGCTCGTCCccgacactatcccaaaatcatccatgcacttatctcaggattgtttaaatctccctaatgtggctgagttgacttccttagcaggtagggcattccacacccttaccactctccgtgtaaagaacttgcttctgacatctgtcttaaagctatcacccctcaatttgaatttatgccctctcgtacaagctaacgtcatcatcctaggaaaaagtctttctctgtctaccctatctaatcctctgatcatcttgtatgtctctatcaaatccccccttagccttcctctttccaatgagaaaagacccaagtctctcagcctttcctcataagcccccccctccagaccaggcaacaaactgataaatctcctctgctccttttccaatgttttccacatccttcctgaaatagggggaccagaactatacacaatattccaagtgtggctgcaccagcgttttgtatagttgcagcatgatattgcagttccggaactcaatccctctccgaATGAAACCGatcacaccgtatgccttcttaacagcactatccacctgggtggcataGATCAGGGATCTACGCACATGGACTCCTAGatctctgccttcctgttattcttcccaaagtgaatctcacctcacatttagctgcattgaactccatttaccacctctcagcccaattctgcagtttatccaagtccccctgcaacctgtaacattcttccaaactgtccactactccaccgactttagtatcgtctgcaaatttactaatccatccacctatgcctgtgtctaaacgatttataaaaatgacaaaccgcaATAgagccaaaacagatccttgtggcacaccactagtaaccggactccaggctgaatattttccataaaccaccactcgctgccttctttcagaaagccagtttctaatacaaactgctaaatcaccctcaatcccatgcctctgcattttctccaacagcctgccatgtggaaccttatcaaaggctttactgaggtccatgtaccacgtcaactgctctacattcatctacatgcttggtcaccttctcaaaaaacctgaggggtttgtgagacatgacctgcccttgatgaaaccatgttgactatctgaaatcaaattgttgcttgctaaatgattataaatcctatctctaataTTCCTTTCCAAAAGCTGTCcttcaacagaagtaaggctcactggtctataattacctgggtcatctctgctgcccttcttgaacaagggcacaacatttgcaatcctccactctggtactaaacccgtagacaatgacgactcaaatatcaaagccaaaggctctgctatctcctccctcgcttcccagagaatcctcggataaatcccatccggcccagggcacttgtctactttcactcttctagagttgataacacctgtgtgcaactaacctcgatcctttcgagtctaatatctcgtacctcattcttctcctctacaatattctccttttcctgagtgaagacCGATGAGAGAGATTCATtaacacctctccaatctccacagggcctacactcaacttcccacttctggctttgattggccctattcctaccctaatcatcctttgaTTCCTCACAtactatagaaagctttagggttctcctttattctatttgttaaagactgctcatgtcctctctttgctcttaactctctttaaattcttcctagctgatctgtaactctccatcgcctcatctgaaccatcgtGCCTCAACAACACAAGCCTCCTTTTTCtttgtaacaagagatgcaatttctgttgtaaaccacggttcccttaccttatcacttcctccctgcctgacagggacatacctatcaaggacacacaatatctgttcctaaaACCAGCTCCAAGTTTCAATTGTCtttatcccctgcattttgctaccctattctatgcatcctaagacttgcctaattgcattataattgcccttgccccatcgataactcttgacctgtggcatgttcCTATCCCTTTACATCGCTAAATGAAatctaactgaattatggtcactctctccaaagtgctcacctaccactaaatcaaacaccaggcctggttcattaccaagcaccagatccagagTGACCTCCCTCTTGTCAGctcttcgacatactgtgtcagaaaaccctcctgcacacactggacaaaaactgatccatacgACGTATTAGAGTGAAAGCATTTCcagtgttggggaagttaaagtcccccataatgtcCACCCTGTTCCATTcactcttacccagaataattttgctaatcctctcttccacctccctggaactctgtggaggcctattttaaaaaagaatctCTCAGCAGtttgacctctcctctcctgtttctaacctcagcccacattacctcagtagacgagtcctcatcaaacgaTCTGTCAGCCACCATTTtcctatccttgactaacaaggccacgccactccctcttttaccaccttcctgttcttaatgaaagatcaaaaccctggaacctgcaaatccattcctcaccctgctctatcctgtctccgaaatggccacaacatccaagtcccaggtacctagcCGTGCTGCGAGCTCACCTACCTTGCGAATACTctagcattgaagtagacacagttcaaaccacttcgctgtctgcTAGCActttcctgtgaccctgaaatcctgtccctgtcctccctcctctcatcctcctgtgcattgTAGCTACAccccggttcccatccccctgctgagctggTTTAAGCTCACTTGAACAGcatcagcaaatttcccacccaggatattcccaccctggttcaagtgaagactgtgctgtttgtacaagtcccaccttccccagaatgaccccaattatccaaaaatctgaaacccttcctccaccaccatccttgcagccacgggttcagctgatatctctccctattccatgCCTTGCCtcggttgcatgacactgtgatcttttgctattaattctgtgtcttatgatcctgcagcACAGCTCCcgcagaaggagcagcgctaaagaagctagtgtttccaaatacacctggGTGGGCGGGGCTTTCCCGGAGGGGAGGGGTTTAGCCAGGGGCGGGTTTTAGCGGGAGGGTGCTGTTCATGGGTGGGGCCTGTCTCATGGAGGGTCGCGCGCGAGTAGGCGGGGCGAGGCGTTGACCCTGGAGGCGCGCGGCTTTGTGGGCGATTGCGTGAGGGGCAGGGGGCGTGGTTTTGACTCGCGTGGGGGACCGCGTTGAAGGGGCGGGTTTTGGTGCTCGAGGGGAAAGAGGTTTGTTTCCAAGAGGCGGGACTTTGTCCTGAGGGGCGGGGTGTACTTGCAGCGTTCGGAAGGGGCGTGGTTTACGTGTCGCATTGGCGCCGGAGGAGGCGTGGCCATACCGAAGCCGGAAGTGTGTCCGCGGCCTGTTCCCGCCGCTGGAGCCCGTGCTGCAGCAAGTAAGGTAAAACTTTATCAATATTTCCTTTTATAGAGTTTGTATTTGTAAcagtaatggctactcaataacatcataaagtcccaaaatgcaattCAGTTCAATCCATTACAGATAAGCTCTCCCTTAGCTCTATTGCACATGACAGCcgacccaatttagtcccagctgccagcaccggcccatatagggccaagtgatggcaaacgtgactagattaatttaggatatctggtcaactcaGACAGATTGAgctaaaggtctgtttctgtgctgtgtgactctaattccttcagtgaaagcagaagtgtggttgtgaaggctggactttcagagcatgttttgccctgactggaagcagctgaaaatgtgttgctggaaaacgcagcaggtcaggcagcatccaaggagcaggagaatcgaggtttcaggcGTGAGCCCTGAAGAgccctgcaatcctcactttctcctgactgggaagcagaagagtttgactgaagtgtgttagagcagagtgagaacagaggggaagggagagtgggatggtgctttaaattttgtggaacagcaaaagaatattctgcagaaagtagaatttcTACtactgttctgaatttctaccctgcactgatagtgatgacttttgtaatctctttttgcagagtatttgaaaatctgaagactgaagtttcaaaatcaacggatgaagggcttatgcctgaaacattgactgtcctgttcctcagacgctgcctgacctgctgtgctttttccagcgccacatttttgactgactctccagcgtctgcagtcctcactttgatgtcaatgtctgacagtcactcaatccatcaggaccacaacaatttttgactgtgattctgtgagacGGATCaacgctttttggttcctgtttgaagACGTTTTCAGCATCAATGGGACTGGACAAGAGACCCCACTGTTGCAGcgcactgtgtgtggagcctgaaacagttatacgtcCTTGGAAGGGGATTTCACGGCAGTGAGGGCTCCAtacgtgtttgtgtgcagctgaagctgtggccatggagaaacccgaggaatcccacTTTGTGGaaaaaccgtggaagtgtggtgactgtgggaaaggcttccgtgtcccgtctgccctggagactcatcggcgcactcacactggggagaggccattcccctgccccgagtgcgggaaggccttcagacattcctcccacctgctggcccaccagcggggcCACACGGGGGagagcccttcagctgcccagagtgcgggaaggccttcagcacttcctccaccctgctgagacaccagcaggtccacacgggagagaggccgttcagctgccctgagtgtgagaaggccttcaggtattcctccacCTTGCGGACCCACCAGCGTTTCCACAGGGGAAAGGCcgttcagctgccccgagtgtggaaggccttcaggtattcctccacCTTGCGGATCCACTGGCGTGTCCATACGGGGAGAGAGGTCCTTTACCTGCTCTCAGTGtggaaggccttcagcacatcctaccacctgctgacccaccagcatgtccacacagggagagaccgtacacctgccctcattgcaggaagggcttcagatattcctcctccctgctgacccaccagtggatccacacgggggagagaccgtacacctgctctcagtgcgggaaagccttcacctgctcctcccacctgcggagacaccagcggatccacacgggggagaggcccttcagctgccccgagtgcgggaaggccttgaCCGACATCTCCTCCCTGATGAAGCATCAGCGGATCCATACcggggagagaccgtacacctgctctcagtgcaggaaggccttcagcacatcttcctccctccctgctgaggcaccagcggatccacaccgggagaggccgttcatctgctctcagtgcgggaagggtttCACCCGCCCTCCCACCTGCAgagccaccagcgagttcacgtgccatcgcagggggattgaaggagtgacggccgagtcccattatcgattggaatatcaacccggttccggggactcctgggttcgaatcccgccaccaCAGATGGCAGAGttggtattcggtcagaaatgtggagttcagaatctaacgatgagaccgtttcagggaggaggtggtgcaggggagaaagcccccatctgattccctctctcccttgttagggaagggaaccaccattgtgggaaaggatacactcaagtcgttccagctgcatcctttacctggtctgcccgacacgtgactccagatccacagcagtctggttgactatACACTGCCCCTTCCTGGCAAAAgagcggggagaaacttactggagacagggtatgggttAAAATTGCTGCGTGAGGCAACACTTCCTCCGGGTTAcagctgtaccaaggatccagtaCAAAGGGACAACTTGTGCTGGCCAATAGTAAAAgacaggaggggggtggggatggggccaggggaggtgtggtgtgtgcactttcaccttgagctgttcaaaaagcaactactttttctctgcctttttgctgggggATCTGAAACTGTAACAAAGTtggttgcaataaaggttacctgaacttactactggctcagactctcattgaaagctttgagctccaagaggttttgttttaaagctgctcatttctttca
This window contains:
- the LOC132808040 gene encoding gastrula zinc finger protein XlCGF67.1-like, whose product is MGENSISCPECGKAFLFFSALLAHRRIHTGERPFSCPECGKAFRYSFNLWTHRRVHTGERPFSCPECGKAFTHDSALWSHRHVHTGERPFSCPECGKAFTHISSLMRHQRVHTGERPFTCSVWEGLQQFLHPADPPADPHRGEALHLPRMWEGLHPLLPPAEPPASSCAIAGGLKE